Below is a genomic region from Leptotrichia shahii.
TTACACGTATCATCATATCTCCAGTTTTTTTTCCTGAAAAATATTCCATATCTAAAGTCTGTATCTTGTTATAGATATCAGTGACTATATCCTTATAAATAGAAGATGAAATTACAGTCGAAAAAATTGTATTCCAATACATAAGCACTGCACCAACTACTGCTAGCATTATCATTGCTCCAGCCGCATACAAAATATCCTTTTCACTTTTCCCAGCAATACCTTTATCAAACAGCCTTTTTATCAAAGCTATCGGAGCTGAAGAAACAAGAGATGATACTGTTGCAAGTAAAAGATTTAGTATGATTAATACATAATATTTTTTTATATATTTTTTCAGCTTCTGAATCCCTCCAAGATCTAATTTTACTTTCTTCATTTATCTACCTTTCATTTTTATTTTACTATGTTTAAATTTTTTTCAGTCGTAATTATTTTTTTATAAAAATTTTTCTTAATTTTCTATAATATGCTCCACTTCCATCAGTCAATTCTTTTTTAAATTCATCAAAACTTTCAAAATCATCTCCACTCACACGATAAATCCAATTTTTATCAAGGTTTAAGGAATTCACACCCTTTCTAGTTGTTATAAAAATATCCACTCCCAATTTTTTTATATCATCTCTATTTCCTTTATATCGGTGTCCCCAAGGATAAGCCAGACAATCTGGAGTTTTCCCCAATTTTTCACTAATAATTTTTTTATTCTCCAAAATTTCAAATTCAACAGTTTTTCTAAATTGTTCTTCACTAATTTTATCAAAAAATTCATCTTTTCTTTTTTTAAATAATTTATTCAAAAATTCTTTTTTCTCTTTTTCAGACATATTGTCCTCTTGAAGTTCCATAACCTTTCTATATTTTTCTACAAAATCCTTCTTAGGCTTGTATCCAGGAATTGAAATTTTACTTCGTAATTTAAACACAGGAAGTCCATTTAACTTTTCAGCATCACTTTTTTCATCATAATTTCCGTCAAAAAACAAGCTATAACTTTCCCTTTTAAAATATGGAGAACTTTCTCTGTCATAAAAAGCAAGTACATCAATATTTTTTATTGTCAACTGATGTGAATGTGTATGAAGCTGAAAATCAACTAGTCCACTTTCATACATTTCCCTAATCTCAGCCCAGTTTAAATAAGCCTCATCCTTTTCAATAAACTTTGTATTCAAAAATATTGTAGCCTTCATATTATATTTTTTTAAAATTGGAAAAGCCAGAGTATAATTATTTTTATATCCATCATCAAAAGTTATAAGTATCGAATTTTTCGGCAACTTATAATCTAATCCCTTCAATTCTTCCATTTTAAAAGTCTTTTTATCTTTTATCCATTTTATATGCTCTTTAAATTCATCCACAAAAATTCCGCCTTTACCCTTTTCACTATCAATGCTGTGATACATAAGGCACAAGACAAAATTTTTCCTATTTTTATTATAGGCAATAAATACCAAAAACAGCAAGATTATTATTAAAAATAAATATGTCATTTTCGCCTCCCTTCAAATTATAACTTACCTCTTAATTTTAAAAGTTTTGCTCTTATTTTTTTTATTAACCTGTCAATTTTAAAATTCAGAACTGTATTTTTTCTCTTATTACTAAAATGCACATGTCTTTTATTTCCAATATGAGTTACATAAGGTTCCTTAAAAAATACCGTTTTAAATCCACGTTCCTTATAAAAATCCGATAAAACTTCCTCGTATCTCTGATTTTCCAACTTTTCATGAGGCCCAAATAAATCCATGTCCTTTTTTCTTCTCAAAGCTGGATTATAAGTAAATATTTCACCTTTTACATTATACCAATGCTCTCCTTTTTTTGAAATATAATCTTCATCATAAAAAAAATCTTCCTTAAAATCACTTTTTGAACGAAGCCCAACAACCAAGATTTTTTCATCTTCCTCCATCAATTCCATTGATTTTTCAATAAATCCCTTTTTAAGAAATTTCCAGTCATCTTCACAATGAAAAATATATTCAGTATCAATTTCACAATAAGCCTTGTCAATTGATTTTAGCTGTCCTAACCGTGTTTCATTTACTATGAGTCTAAAATTCTGCTTTTTAGTATCATATTTTGAAATCAGCTTTTCGAGTTTTTTCTCTTCAGTACTATCTTCTGTTATTATTATTTTCTTAATTGGATAGGTATTATATTCAAAAAAGCTGTCAAGCGTTTCCTCCAGCAAGTCAAATCTTCCACAACTAGTTATTACTAGCGTTACTTCCTTCATATCTATCAAGCCCCTTCTTAGCCATTGTTTTTCTGCTTTTTATAGCCTCTGCCAAGTATTCATCATTTTTCTTCAGCCTACTTCTATCATTTTCTTTATGATACAAGTGACACACCACTGCCTCAAACTTGAGTTTTTTCTTTTTACACCCAATATTAAATAATCTTACAGCAAGCTCGCTATCTTCCCTTCCCCAACCTTCTATTTCCTCCTCAAATCCATTTACTTTAATTAAATCCTCCTTGAAAAAGGACATATTGCAAGATCTTATTCCACGTAAATTTCTATCTACTTTTGTAAAAATTTTAGAAAGGATTTTGCTTCTTATCATATTTATATTATTCTTCACACCTTTACTAAAAAGATTTATTTTCTTCCCTTCCATTATCTTCTTTGCCGTAACCCCTGAAGTTATAACTCTTGATCCTTGAATAAAACAGCCTTTTTTCATATTTTTTATATGATCTTCAACAAAATGCCTATTTAATACTAAATCACCATCTATTATTATTATATAATCTCCAGCTGCCTTGCTTATCGCTCTGTTTCTTGACATGCCAGCCCGAAATCCCTTATCTTCCTGCCAAGAATGAATAATGTTGCTTTGCGGATAGCTTTTCTGAAATCTTTTTACAAGATCTATTGTTTCCTGCTTTGAGCCATCATCGGCAATTATTATTTCCTTTGGGGCAACAGTTTGTTCTAATGCACTATTTAAGCATATTTCCAGAGCTTTTGGCCAATTATACGTGGTAATAACAAGCGAAGTGCCATTTCCCAAGCTATTATAATATTCTTCCCGTAATTTAGTATATTTTGTCATTGTGTAAATGGAGCTGTATTTGGCAAGCAGGTAACCTTCGTAGCCATCCATGAATCCAAGCTGCAAAATATACATTCTAAAAAATCTGAACATCATTTTTGAATATATTTTTATAAAACTCGGATTTTTCCCTTTTTTCATATATTCTTTAGCACTTTGTGAAGTATACCTGTTTAATTTTTCAAGAAATTCCTCTATGCTGTCATAAGTATAATGTATTATCATTTCTTTTATTTTTTTTATTTTGCTGTCAGTTTGATATTGTTCATGCACTTCACGGCTGCTTATCTTCACTTTACCATTTTTCCATAACCTTATTACATAATCATCCCATCCACCAAACTTTATTTCCTTTTTAAATGCAATATTTCTCAATTTTATTTTATAAACGTCACTTGATGGATTTTCACTATTTATAATTATTTTTATTTTTTCCTTTAGCTGTGGTGATATTACTTCGTCAGCATCTATTAGCAAAATCCACTCGCCCTTGCATTTTTCCAAGACAGAATTTTTTTGTGGTCCATACCCCTTCCACTTTTCCACAAAAACCTTTGCTCCTTTTGAAAGTGCAATTTCCACAGTTTTGTCTGTACTTTCGCTATCAATGATTATTATTTCATCAGCAATTTCCCTCACAGAATCTAAAGTTTTTCCTATTCTATTTTCTTCATTAAAAGTTATTATTCCTACAGATAGTTTCATAAGTATTTCTCCCATTTCATATTTTAAATTCCTAAATAGCAGATAGATTATTTTCATAACTTAACTTATCAAATACTTTTTCAAAATCCACATCATTAATTCGGCTTTCAGTATAGTCGATCAGTATATTTCCTTCTTCTTTTATTCGCCATTTATTTTTATTGATTTTTGGTCCATAAAAAGCCATTATTTTTTTATTTAGCCCTTCAGCAATATGCAAGATTGCAGTATCCAAAGATACCACCAAATCACTATTTTTAATTATAGATATTGAATCAAGTACCGTTCTGGACTTTTCAAAAAATAAAATATTCTTATTATCTGTCTTTTCAAGTATATTATAAATTGTTTCTCTATCGTTTGGAGAATCTAATATTATAATCCTATAATCTTTATAAATTTTACTTAGTCTTTTTATTATAATTAAAGCAACTTTCTCATTTATTTTTCTTCCTCTGGAAGCTCCAAAAAAGTTTAATGCGATTATTTTCTCATTGATATTATTTTCATCTAAAAATTTTTTTACATTTCTTTCAGAATCTTTTGAAACTGGAACATCATACATTGTATTTTTTATTTCAATATTCACACTTTTCATCATTTGCTTATAAATTTCAACCATTTTTAAAGTATTATTCTGTTTTACATCCTTGTTATATATTTTATAGCCATCTTTATTATAGCCAACATTAACTATTGCATTTATCCTATTTATAAGATAAAACTGCTTATACTTCAATCCTTCCGTCGAATCAAGCAATACATCATAATTATTTTTTTTCAATATCCGTGCAGCTTTTCTCCACTCAAAAAATTTTTTCCTGTCAAATATATAGTATTTATCTATATTCTTATTTAATTTCAGTAAATCTTCTAAAGATTTATCAGAAACAACATCAATTTTTATATTAGGATAATATTTTTTTATTTCTCTAAAAATAAATGAACTTATTATATAATCACCTATTTTCCCGTCAGTTCTTAAAAATAAAATTCTGTTTATTTTGGATGGATCTAAATCTACATCTTTTTTTCTTTTATCAAATATTCTACTTAATATCTCATTTTTTTTATCAACTAATTTATCCCTGTATGGTCTATAAAATTTCCAGTTTATTTTACTCATTATATTTTTATTCCTTATGTAACTACAGTTATTTACGTTAATTCAAGGGTAACGTATAATCCCATTAATTTCCCTTAACTTTTTTTATTTCATTTATCTTATTATTTAGCCATTTTATCGGTTCTGATAATGAAAAATTATAAGTTTGATTATGGCTTCCTTGTATCTTTGAAATTACCTGCAAGCTATCAGCAGTTGTTTTAGGTGACCATCTGCATAAGTTATATTTGTCGTTTGCATAGAAACTCAGCAAAGGTTTATTCAACGAAGAAGCTATATGAATTGCACCGCCATCAACTCCAATTACCAAATCAGCAGTAGCCACAAATAAAATAAAATCATTAATACTAAATTTTTTAGATAAGGAAATATCCAAATTTTTATTTACATTGCTTATCAATTTTTTATAATATTCCTCACTTCCAGCAGTTTTTCCCATAATAATTTTTACATCTTTTATCTTCTCATTTTCAATATTATTTAACAATTCAGCAACTTCTTCGGGCTTCATTTCCCTGTCACTACCTTGTGGAACTAATAAAATTTTTACTTTTTTATTTTTCTCTTCAACTTTTTGAGAATCATATTTCCAAAATTTTTCCATTTTTACAATATCTTTTTCCAAAAGTTTAATATGCGGTTTCTGTTTTTCTATTTTAAAATATTTAGAAAATTCAGAATTTATCAAATAATCTATAATATGCGTTTCAACAGGTGGAGTACAATCAAAATCATAATTTTTTAAATTTTTTTTATTATAATAATGCTTTTCATTTCTTTCTCCAAAAATCATTGTAATTTTAGGGCTTAATACTTTTTTCCAAATCATCCGTTTTGTATTTTCTTTGCTCAAAAAGTCTAATAGCACATCCCATTTTTTATGATTTTTAAACACATCACTCCACTTTACAACAGCATCTATTACTTTTTCATTTTCATTGCATAATTTAGCAAATTCTATATTTCTATCTGTTACCACTATTCCTAATTTAATATCAGAATACATCTTTTTTAATTGCCTTGCATAGCAAAAAGCTATTAAAGTATCACCAATAGAATCTTTAGGATTTAAAAGTATAGACTTTATATTTTTCAAATTAACATGCTTATACTTTTTTTTAGTACCAAATAGCCATATCATTATTTTGGATTTTATTCCATTTACTATACTCATTATGTAACCTTTCTTTACATTCTTCTAAATAGCTATTTATTTTTTTAGGAATTTATATTTTCTATTAATTCCTTTAGTTTTGTTTTATTACTTTCCATTGAAAAATCATTCGCTCTCACAAATGACAGCTTTCTATAATTTTCATATTTTTTATTATTATTCATTAATTCATAAACTTTTTCCACAAATTCATCTTTATCATTTAATGGTATCAGTTCCCCATATTCACTATTTTTTCCCAATATATCTTTTGGTCCTGTGGGACAGTCATAAGATATAACAGGTGTTCCAAAAGCAAGGCTTTCCAGCAGTACAGTTGGCAATCCTTCATATTTAGCAGTATGTACAAATAATTTTGCATTTTTAAAAAATGGATACGGATTTTCAATTTGTCCTAACAAAATCACATCATTTTCCAATTTGTATTCTTTAATTTTTTGTTTAATTAATTCTATTTTTTCACCATTTCCAATAAAATAAAGTTTTTCCTTTATTCCTCGCTGCTTTAATTTATGATAAATGTCAACTAGATGTTCAGGCTGCTTTTGCTGTGTCAAACGTGATACTTGTAAAAAATAATCCTCTTTTAAGTATTTTTCATAGTCAGGATTTGGATTCTCTGCCTTTTCTTTGATTTTTTCAAGATTTATTGGATTATAAACTAATTCCACTTTAGTTTTATTCATTCCTAAAATATCCACAAACTCATCTCTCATTGTATCACATATTGCCAGTATTTTATCATATTTTTTATATTGTTTCTTATATTTTTCTATTTTTTCTTCGCTCAATTTTTCTCCAAAAGTAAGCGAGAAATGAATCCAGGCAAATACAGGTATTTTTATATCAAAATTATTATATTTCAACAAATTTGAAGAGTAATCTATAACAATATCATATTTTTTTTCTTTTATTCTCTTTTCCACT
It encodes:
- a CDS encoding glycosyltransferase; amino-acid sequence: MKVLVLHGHLSMGGEERVLLNVLKNLVELNYDVDLLITWDHRGNNLFENEIPEKVNYEFLFKNYDGKSKIIKEIFRLRAKTTYLKKVEKRIKEKKYDIVIDYSSNLLKYNNFDIKIPVFAWIHFSLTFGEKLSEEKIEKYKKQYKKYDKILAICDTMRDEFVDILGMNKTKVELVYNPINLEKIKEKAENPNPDYEKYLKEDYFLQVSRLTQQKQPEHLVDIYHKLKQRGIKEKLYFIGNGEKIELIKQKIKEYKLENDVILLGQIENPYPFFKNAKLFVHTAKYEGLPTVLLESLAFGTPVISYDCPTGPKDILGKNSEYGELIPLNDKDEFVEKVYELMNNNKKYENYRKLSFVRANDFSMESNKTKLKELIENINS
- a CDS encoding glycosyltransferase — translated: MKEVTLVITSCGRFDLLEETLDSFFEYNTYPIKKIIITEDSTEEKKLEKLISKYDTKKQNFRLIVNETRLGQLKSIDKAYCEIDTEYIFHCEDDWKFLKKGFIEKSMELMEEDEKILVVGLRSKSDFKEDFFYDEDYISKKGEHWYNVKGEIFTYNPALRRKKDMDLFGPHEKLENQRYEEVLSDFYKERGFKTVFFKEPYVTHIGNKRHVHFSNKRKNTVLNFKIDRLIKKIRAKLLKLRGKL
- a CDS encoding glycosyltransferase family 2 protein encodes the protein MKLSVGIITFNEENRIGKTLDSVREIADEIIIIDSESTDKTVEIALSKGAKVFVEKWKGYGPQKNSVLEKCKGEWILLIDADEVISPQLKEKIKIIINSENPSSDVYKIKLRNIAFKKEIKFGGWDDYVIRLWKNGKVKISSREVHEQYQTDSKIKKIKEMIIHYTYDSIEEFLEKLNRYTSQSAKEYMKKGKNPSFIKIYSKMMFRFFRMYILQLGFMDGYEGYLLAKYSSIYTMTKYTKLREEYYNSLGNGTSLVITTYNWPKALEICLNSALEQTVAPKEIIIADDGSKQETIDLVKRFQKSYPQSNIIHSWQEDKGFRAGMSRNRAISKAAGDYIIIIDGDLVLNRHFVEDHIKNMKKGCFIQGSRVITSGVTAKKIMEGKKINLFSKGVKNNINMIRSKILSKIFTKVDRNLRGIRSCNMSFFKEDLIKVNGFEEEIEGWGREDSELAVRLFNIGCKKKKLKFEAVVCHLYHKENDRSRLKKNDEYLAEAIKSRKTMAKKGLDRYEGSNASNN
- a CDS encoding glycosyltransferase family 9 protein, translated to MSIVNGIKSKIMIWLFGTKKKYKHVNLKNIKSILLNPKDSIGDTLIAFCYARQLKKMYSDIKLGIVVTDRNIEFAKLCNENEKVIDAVVKWSDVFKNHKKWDVLLDFLSKENTKRMIWKKVLSPKITMIFGERNEKHYYNKKNLKNYDFDCTPPVETHIIDYLINSEFSKYFKIEKQKPHIKLLEKDIVKMEKFWKYDSQKVEEKNKKVKILLVPQGSDREMKPEEVAELLNNIENEKIKDVKIIMGKTAGSEEYYKKLISNVNKNLDISLSKKFSINDFILFVATADLVIGVDGGAIHIASSLNKPLLSFYANDKYNLCRWSPKTTADSLQVISKIQGSHNQTYNFSLSEPIKWLNNKINEIKKVKGN
- a CDS encoding glycosyltransferase family 9 protein, which codes for MSKINWKFYRPYRDKLVDKKNEILSRIFDKRKKDVDLDPSKINRILFLRTDGKIGDYIISSFIFREIKKYYPNIKIDVVSDKSLEDLLKLNKNIDKYYIFDRKKFFEWRKAARILKKNNYDVLLDSTEGLKYKQFYLINRINAIVNVGYNKDGYKIYNKDVKQNNTLKMVEIYKQMMKSVNIEIKNTMYDVPVSKDSERNVKKFLDENNINEKIIALNFFGASRGRKINEKVALIIIKRLSKIYKDYRIIILDSPNDRETIYNILEKTDNKNILFFEKSRTVLDSISIIKNSDLVVSLDTAILHIAEGLNKKIMAFYGPKINKNKWRIKEEGNILIDYTESRINDVDFEKVFDKLSYENNLSAI
- a CDS encoding polysaccharide deacetylase family protein — translated: MTYLFLIIILLFLVFIAYNKNRKNFVLCLMYHSIDSEKGKGGIFVDEFKEHIKWIKDKKTFKMEELKGLDYKLPKNSILITFDDGYKNNYTLAFPILKKYNMKATIFLNTKFIEKDEAYLNWAEIREMYESGLVDFQLHTHSHQLTIKNIDVLAFYDRESSPYFKRESYSLFFDGNYDEKSDAEKLNGLPVFKLRSKISIPGYKPKKDFVEKYRKVMELQEDNMSEKEKKEFLNKLFKKRKDEFFDKISEEQFRKTVEFEILENKKIISEKLGKTPDCLAYPWGHRYKGNRDDIKKLGVDIFITTRKGVNSLNLDKNWIYRVSGDDFESFDEFKKELTDGSGAYYRKLRKIFIKK